A DNA window from Streptomyces sp. CA-278952 contains the following coding sequences:
- a CDS encoding ABC transporter ATP-binding protein, with the protein MRPRHRVRAQPQAGGVPLTATTTTTTPDPDPAGSPDPTSPTGDPPLLEVRNLTVTYGGGADAVPAVRGVDLRVEAGQKLGIAGESGCGKSTLALALLRLLPATATLTGEILLDGEDVLTMKWGRLRAVRWAGASIVFQGAMHSLNAVHRVGDQIAEPILLHSRATPAAARRRAGELLEQVGLPAARAQAYPHELSGGQRQRVMIAMALACDPRLIVADEPTTALDVMIQAQILRLIEALVADQGVGLIMISHDLAVLADTCDRLSVMYAGRVVEEGPARQVYADARHPYGKALSAAFPRIGDLSSRHAPRGLPGDPPDPSALPGGCTFHPRCPVALDSCATEDQELREAGAGRRAACVRVDAPAADDARSTT; encoded by the coding sequence GTGCGGCCGCGCCATCGAGTCCGTGCTCAACCCCAAGCTGGGGGTGTCCCGTTGACCGCCACGACCACGACCACCACGCCGGACCCGGACCCGGCCGGCTCCCCCGACCCGACGAGCCCCACCGGCGATCCGCCGCTCCTGGAGGTGCGGAACCTGACCGTCACCTACGGGGGCGGGGCCGACGCCGTCCCCGCCGTACGGGGGGTCGATCTGCGGGTCGAGGCCGGGCAGAAGCTCGGCATTGCCGGGGAGTCCGGCTGCGGCAAGTCGACGCTGGCCCTCGCGCTGCTGCGGCTGCTGCCCGCGACGGCCACGCTGACCGGCGAGATCCTCCTCGACGGCGAGGATGTCCTGACCATGAAGTGGGGGCGGCTGCGGGCCGTCCGCTGGGCGGGCGCGTCGATCGTCTTCCAGGGCGCGATGCACTCGCTGAACGCCGTGCACCGGGTCGGGGACCAGATCGCCGAGCCGATCCTGCTCCACAGCAGGGCCACCCCCGCCGCCGCCCGCAGACGGGCCGGTGAGCTGCTGGAGCAGGTGGGGCTGCCCGCCGCCCGGGCCCAGGCCTATCCGCACGAGCTGTCGGGCGGGCAGCGGCAGCGCGTGATGATCGCCATGGCGCTGGCCTGCGATCCGCGGCTGATCGTCGCGGACGAGCCGACCACCGCCCTCGACGTGATGATCCAGGCGCAGATCCTGCGGCTGATCGAGGCGCTCGTGGCGGACCAGGGCGTCGGGCTCATCATGATCAGCCACGACCTCGCGGTGCTCGCCGACACCTGTGACCGGCTCTCGGTGATGTACGCGGGCCGGGTCGTCGAGGAGGGCCCCGCCCGGCAGGTGTACGCGGACGCCCGCCACCCGTACGGCAAGGCGCTCTCCGCCGCGTTCCCGAGGATCGGGGACCTCTCCTCCCGGCACGCCCCGCGCGGCCTGCCGGGAGACCCGCCGGACCCCTCGGCGCTGCCGGGCGGCTGCACCTTCCATCCGCGCTGCCCGGTGGCGCTCGACTCCTGCGCCACCGAGGACCAGGAGCTGCGGGAGGCCGGGGCCGGGCGCCGGGCCGCCTGCGTACGGGTGGACGCGCCCGCCGCCGACGACGCGAGGAGCACGACATGA